Within Ascochyta rabiei chromosome 4, complete sequence, the genomic segment AAGATATAAAAGCACAGTCCACTGGATTCTGAGCAATGAGCATATCAAACATTGGGCGGAGGCTAACATTCCCGCTAAGCCAGTAATGTGGATGAATGGTATTCCCGGCGCAGGTACGTTGTCTCTATGCCCAAGTAAATTCTGCTCATCTCAGACAGGTAAAACGATACTTGCGTCTGCCATCATCGACAGATGCAAAAGCATGGTCAACTATGCGACAGCTTTCTACTACTGCCACGACATCGATCAAACAAGCAGTTCGGCGGTAGGAATACTCAAAGGAATCATAGCGCAGCTTCTCAGCCAAGACCCACAACTTTTCCCCCCATGCCATTCAAGGTACAAATCCAGTGGGGAACCGGTTCTGCGGTCACTCAGTCAGGCTACACGACTCCTCGATGACATATGCACCATTCTTCCAAAAACTTTCATTATCATTGACGGCCTCGATGAATGTGAACAATGCGAGAGAAAACAAGTCATGAACGTCCTGATGGAGATGGTGACTCAGTGCGAAAAGGCTGAACCTGGGAAGCTCCGCCTTCTTGTCGTCAGTCAGAACTATGCAGACATTAAACGAGGACTATGCAACCCTTCTCAGTCCAGGCCGGTAGCTCACATTCTCCAGCTATCTGAAACGGACATTGAAAGCGACATCAACATGTACGTGAAGATTGAGGTAGGACGAATAGCAACAAAATTTTCTCCGTTCAACGAAGACATGATACAATATCTTCAGTACTTGACAGTACACAACGCGAAAGGTGCGTTCCCGCGATTCGAAAAGCCAGCATCGCTGTATCTAACGTCTGACTGACCAGGGATGTTCCTTTACGCGAAACTTGTCCTAGAGAACCTTTTTGCGCAGCCTACGCGAGAAGACCTACTGAAAGGCATACAACGTGACACTTTTCCAATTGGACTCAAAGGAGCGTATGTAAGACCTAGCGGTTTCGATACCTCAAGAGGTGGCTTTCAAGTAAATGTGCCTTCCTAACTGGTCTTAGATATGAGCGAATACTGCGATGTATGAAGCAAGTCTCAGCGCCCGAAGAATGGGAAAAGGCTAAAAAGCTTCTTGGCTGGATCATCTGTGCCAAACGACGCCTAACGTGGAAGGAAATCCAGGTTGCATTGTCTATCGACGTCGACAACGAAACGATTGAGTATAATGATCGTCGTCTTCGTAGACACATTCACGAAATTTGCGGATCTCTGGTCTTGCTAAATGGAGATCGTGTGTCTCTTGTGCACAGTACGGCAAAGACGTAAGTCGTTACAGCCCGTGTTTTAAGAACTAGTCGCTCACCTTGGTAAGCTATGTCACGACAGTCATGAAAGACGTCCACTCACCTTCCATCGAATGCGAGCTAGCTACGCTTTGCTTGCGTTACTTAACCTTCCCATGTTTCGATGTCAGTGCAATCAGCGACCAGCAGGAACTTAAAGAATTAGCGCTAGAAGGCCATCTTACATTCCAGGACTATGCAGTTGCGAAATGGTTCCACCACGTCAACGCTTTTGTTAGCAGTGGCCCTAAATTCATGCAAGAATCGCCAAGCCGCGACACATACCTCGATAACATGAATACAGCTCTGGAAGACTTCATGTTGAGATACGGTGACGCAAACTGGGGTCAAAATATAGTGGAAGATTGCAGAACAAATTGTAGCGCCTTTCAAGGACTACCTGTGCATGACAGACTGATGGAACTGACAAGCCACATTTTCACTTTCCAGCAGAGAGGGTTTGATGCCAGACACGACGTCAGTATCAAAAGTTTGGCTGCAGCACTTGAGCGGAATCGCAAGTTGCTTGAGGAGCTCCCTTCCTCGAAGATGTTCGACAACGACGATCTGGTCAGGTACTGCCAGTTTTACGACCACGAGAGAGTCTTCAAGTGCACCAAGATTACCTGTCGCTACTTCTCGGAAGGTTTCAAAGATGCAAAAGCTAGGAAAAAGCATGTCAACATTCACGAGCGTCCGTTTCATTGTGAAGTGCCAGATTGCCTAGGAGGAGAGGGTTTTTTAAACGCGGGCGATCTTCAGAGGTGACAAGTCTGCCAGTAGCATTGAGGAGCTTACTTCTAACAGAAGACAGACATCTGCGAGCATTCCACCCCGAGATGAGTGATCTTGCAGAAACTTTTAACTCCGTTACAAAGCCACGTGCAAAGACCGACCATGCCTGTGCTATCTGCGGAAAGACGTTCACTCGCAGTTTTGCCCGTCGCAACCACGAGAACAGCCACAGGGGCGTAAGGCCTCACGAATGTCCCGAATGCGGGAAAGCATTTACGCGGGCCAACGATTTGGTGAGGCACCAGAAACTTCACGAGCGAGCATGAAACCTTTCGGCACCCACACGGTTCGGCCGCCAAATCTGGCTAGTGCGGGCTGTGCGTGCATCAGCTAAGCAGGATGCCTGGAGCTGAGCCCCGCTTCTTGATGTCAACAGCTTATATTCAGGCTGAGAGACGTCAAAGCGATTGGTAAACTTCCTGCGCTTCGATATCTTCACGATGGGCAACTCGACAATAAGCAATGACGCCGGTAAAAACACGCCCAACATCTGGAAAGAAGCCTATGAAGCTTTGAAAGATGATGAAAAGGGCAGAGAAAGGCTGCAGAAATTGAACAGCATCATCAAAGAGCAGCTAGGTAAACCAAAGCTGAAGCTCCGATCTGAAGACGGCTACAAGCAACTGCTCAAGCTGATCAAGAAGAAAGCAGAGTCGTTGCAGCAGAGCAAATCGTCAGAGAAGGTTGGTCGGATATGTAAGAACATGATGAGCATCCAGGAACTTGTTGCAGCTGGTGCAAATGTGGGAGGACCTTACATTGCAATTCCTGCTGCGGCGCTCTTCCTCGCCTTTTCCGTAAGCACTCCAACCGCCGTATATTTTCGTGTAGAAGAACCAGCTTAACCTGCTCTAGATGAATCAAATTTACCTCGCTGAACGTGTTGCGATGTATAACCTTGCAGAAACTGTGACAAACTACGTGGTTCTAAACGCGAAGTCGCACCTTCGCATCAAAGTTCAGCCTAATGACGACCTCGACATGCGCGACGCCAAAGACAAGCTCCATACAGTATACGTTGGGTTGTACAAACTGATCATCCTTGCCTCAGCGCAACTGACAATCTCTCTGTTTGGCAGCTTCCAACTTGTCAAAAACCTAGCCAAGCATTATGACTGGACAGGACAGCTCGAAGAGCTCAGAGGGAAGGCGTCAGTGGTGGCAGAATTCCGAGAAGAGCTGAAAGACTGGGAAAAACTTGGGGAAGCGAAGAAAAGAGCAGATCGACCTGATCCCAGAAAAGCAATGGGCCCCGGGTGTCGTAACCCTCTTCACTGGGCTGCTGCCCTTGGTGTACCGGAGCAGGTTGCATTCTACGTACAGAATAAGGAGTATCCCATCAATGCCCTCACTCCTCAGAGCTGGACCGCCGCACACTTGGCAGCAAGAGAAGGGCACACGCGAATCTTGAGAATGTTGCTGACAGCGCCTGGCATTGATCTCACCATCAAGAACAGAGAAGGACGGACACCACTACACATCGCTGCTATATACAATCGAACCTGGGCCGTAAAGCTGCTACTCGAGCGACGCGCTAAGCTGCTG encodes:
- a CDS encoding E2 ubiquitin-conjugating enzyme, which gives rise to MGNSTISNDAGKNTPNIWKEAYEALKDDEKGRERLQKLNSIIKEQLGKPKLKLRSEDGYKQLLKLIKKKAESLQQSKSSEKVGRICKNMMSIQELVAAGANVGGPYIAIPAAALFLAFSMNQIYLAERVAMYNLAETVTNYVVLNAKSHLRIKVQPNDDLDMRDAKDKLHTVYVGLYKLIILASAQLTISLFGSFQLVKNLAKHYDWTGQLEELRGKASVVAEFREELKDWEKLGEAKKRADRPDPRKAMGPGCRNPLHWAAALGVPEQVAFYVQNKEYPINALTPQSWTAAHLAAREGHTRILRMLLTAPGIDLTIKNREGRTPLHIAAIYNRTWAVKLLLERRAKLLSLRDNYDRTAFILAAERGNVEVMKALKGYGQNMNEVTIKQGWTALHLAAENGKVNAVKWLAENGTKKWAKVRDGLQKGMTAKQIAEQKGKTKVVELL